GGCCGCCACCGACGCCACGTCCGACAGCATCGCCGAGCGCCTGCCCAACCCCGACGAGACGCCCCGCCCGCTGAGCGAGACCGCGCGGATTCTCAACCACGCGGGCGCTCCTCGGTCGGTGGCGGCCGAGGCCACCGACGTATCCGGCGACCTCGGCGGGATTCGGGAGACCCGCATCGCCGACCCCGAGTTACAGGGGCTTCAGGCGGGCCTCGTGGACGCCATCGGCGACGTAGCGACCGAGGCCAGCGACCTGCGACCCGCCGACCTTCGCGTCGGCGTGGATTCGCTCGGCCCGCTGGTGGACCACTACGGCGAGGACGCCGTGCGTCGGTGCCTCCGGAGAGTCGGCGGGCACGTCCGCCACTACAACGGGATGGCCCACTACGTCCTCGCCGAGGAGTACGACAGCGAAGTCGTCGAGTCCTTCCTCCCGGACGTGGACGCCGTCATCGAACTCCGGGCGGTGGACCCCGTGGAACACGACCACGACGCCCAACAGCGGTGGCACGTCCCCGACCGGGAACTCGTGACCGAGTGGACCCCGCTGTAGTCGGTCGAATCCCAATCGCCTCCGCGGTTCCCCGACCGCGGATTGGTCTGCTTCTCTCCTCGACGTTCGCGTCGAAAAGCGGCCGCTACCCGGCGTCGAGGACCCGGAACTCGGTCGCCAGCGAGGGCGAGGTCCCGACCAGCAGGAACTGATAGCGTCCGGGTCGGAGGTCACCGCGAACCTCGCCCGCCTGCGTTTCGAGGCCGGTCTCGGACAACTCGACTGCTGTCACGCTGGACTCGCCCGGCGGGAGTTCCGTCGCGCACAGTTGGTAGTAGCGGTCTTCGGTCCACGCGACGTGTCGCCACTGCCCGTCGGCGCGGCGCTGGAGCGCCCACGGGTTCCGGCACCCGAGGACGACCGTCGAGTCGCCGGTGTTCGTCACCTCGAAGGCGACCGTATCGCCGAGGCGCACGGTGTCCTGCCGGAGGCGGAGTCGAAGGTCTTCGCGCTCGGTGACGACACGCGCGTTCTCCCGATAGGCGAGCGCGGGGTCCTCCCGGCGGTCGGCCACAGCGATGGTGCCGCCGAGCGCGCCGGCCCCCGCGACGACCGAACAGAGATACGTGCGTCGGTTCATGCGACGTGCAACCTCGTCGCGTCGGCCGCGATTCGGTCGAGGAGCGCCTCGCCCCACGCGACGGCCTCGCGGGTGTCGTTGCCGACGAACCCGGCGAGCGTGCCCTCGTCGTAGACCATCACGGCGACCGACTGGTCGGGCGACGGTTCGGCGTCGGATTCGAGGACGGCGAGGCTGAACGAGTGGGTCACGTCGGTCTGAGCGACAGTGACGCCCTCGGTCGAAGCCACGTCTTGGAGAGCGTCCTCGCGCCGGGAGAGCAACCACTCGACGACTCGCTCGGAGAGAACGAGGTCGGCGGTCATCCCCTCGTCGGCGATTTTCTCGTGGTACATATCGACGTAGGAGGGGATGACGGTGGTCCCGAACACTCGGGCGTGGTCGGCGTCGGCCAGCGCCGCTTCGAGCGATTCGACCGGTTCGTGGGGCGACTGCCGGGTCGGGAGCGACACGTCGGCGGCCTCGAACAGCGCGGCGTCGAGCGGTTCGTCGGCGGCCAGCGCGGTGAGGTGCCCCCCGACAGACGCGAGGCCGTCGAGGCGGGCGGCGTGGCGTTCGTGTTCGGCCAGCGCAAGTTTGCCCGCGAGGGTCGTCCGGTAGCCCTCGTCGTCGCGCGCGACGAACCCGGCGTGTTCGAGTTCGCGGAGCGCGCGGTCGATGGTCGAGCGCGATTCGTCCAGTTCGCGCACCAACTCGCACTTCTGGCCGGGCGTCTGCAAGTGTCTCAGGAAGTGGCTTCGATTGCGGAGGCATTTTTGGAGGTCGGCGGGACCGGGGCGCATACCCCTGCATAATCACCGTCTTCATAAGAAACTACACATCTTCGATGATAAATAAGAGAAACTTTTTTATATTTTTATTCAGCA
This genomic window from Halorussus lipolyticus contains:
- a CDS encoding DUF7504 family protein gives rise to the protein MTTDQSVVRGPDDDVPPDDFTAFLSLLNELKATGCSLLVVGDAPRELFTRASSNLLGDAESIRHRVVAATDATSDSIAERLPNPDETPRPLSETARILNHAGAPRSVAAEATDVSGDLGGIRETRIADPELQGLQAGLVDAIGDVATEASDLRPADLRVGVDSLGPLVDHYGEDAVRRCLRRVGGHVRHYNGMAHYVLAEEYDSEVVESFLPDVDAVIELRAVDPVEHDHDAQQRWHVPDRELVTEWTPL
- a CDS encoding immunoglobulin-like domain-containing protein — encoded protein: MNRRTYLCSVVAGAGALGGTIAVADRREDPALAYRENARVVTEREDLRLRLRQDTVRLGDTVAFEVTNTGDSTVVLGCRNPWALQRRADGQWRHVAWTEDRYYQLCATELPPGESSVTAVELSETGLETQAGEVRGDLRPGRYQFLLVGTSPSLATEFRVLDAG
- a CDS encoding helix-turn-helix transcriptional regulator; this encodes MRPGPADLQKCLRNRSHFLRHLQTPGQKCELVRELDESRSTIDRALRELEHAGFVARDDEGYRTTLAGKLALAEHERHAARLDGLASVGGHLTALAADEPLDAALFEAADVSLPTRQSPHEPVESLEAALADADHARVFGTTVIPSYVDMYHEKIADEGMTADLVLSERVVEWLLSRREDALQDVASTEGVTVAQTDVTHSFSLAVLESDAEPSPDQSVAVMVYDEGTLAGFVGNDTREAVAWGEALLDRIAADATRLHVA